The Aedes aegypti strain LVP_AGWG chromosome 3, AaegL5.0 Primary Assembly, whole genome shotgun sequence genome contains a region encoding:
- the LOC5566184 gene encoding mitochondrial tRNA-specific 2-thiouridylase 1: protein MFKRVVVGVSGGVDSAVTAYMLKQKGFDVRGACMKNWDLIDEAGYCSGEQDWLDAQKLCRQLRIPLEQINFVKDYWLEVFGSFLKDYDTGITPNPDILCNRHIKFNLFYKHAREKMGADAIATGHYARTNFGPFLEKYDEHGPIRLLAGVDDIKDQTFFLSQISAEALRRTMFPIGAMTKAQVKQYAAEVGLEAFARKKESMGICFVGKRSFQDFIAEYIDTKPGDFVDFDTGKVVGTHKGLHHWTVGQKAKIGGCLQPYFVFQKDVNRNVIFVVSGTDHPLLVTDMVYVENPVWINKPDRLADGVFRCQFRFQHTKPLVHCSLIESSEDGNRMFVKLDEPLRAITPGQYAVFYKDEECFGSARIVKPGPSIVYCQR, encoded by the exons ATGTTCAAACGAGTCGTGGTCGGTGTGTCCGGCGGGGTGGACAGCGCCGTCACAGCTTACATGCTGAAACAGAAAG GCTTCGACGTTCGTGGTGCATGCATGAAAAACTGGGATCTGATCGACGAAGCTGGTTATTGTTCCGGCGAGCAGGATTGGTTGGACGCGCAGAAGCTGTGCCGCCAGCTACGCATCCCACTCGAGCAGATAAACTTCGTCAAAGACTATTGGCTGGAGGTGTTCGG GAGTTTCCTCAAGGACTACGACACGGGTATAACCCCTAACCCGGACATCCTGTGCAATCGCCACATCAAGTTCAATCTCTTCTACAAGCATGCCCGCGAGAAGATGGGGGCCGATGCGATAGCTACCGGCCATTACGCCCGGAccaactttggcccttttttgGAGAAATACGACGAGCATGGGCCGATTCGATTGCTGGCTGGCGTAGATGACATCAAGGATCAGACGTTCTTCCTGTCGCAGATAAGCGCGGAAGCGCTGCGCAGAACCATGTTCCCGATAGGTGCCATGACCAAGGCACAGGTGAAGCAGTACGCGGCCGAAGTGGGACTGGAGGCGTTTGCCCGCAAGAAGGAAAGCATGGGCATCTGCTTTGTGGGGAAAAGAAGCTTCCAGGACTTTATCGCTGAGTATATCGATACGAAGCCGGGCGACTTCGTGGACTTTGATACGGGGAAGGTGGTGGGGACGCATAAAGGGCTCCACCACTGGACAGTGGGTCAGAAGGCCAAGATCGGAGGATGCTTGCAGCCGTATTTTGTGTTCCAGAAAGATGTGAATAGGAATGTTATTTTTGTGGTATCGGGGACGGATCATCCGTTGCTGGTGACGGATATGGTCTATGTGGAGAACCCGGTGTGGATTAATAAGCCAGACCGACTGGCTGATGGAGTATTTCGTTGTCAGTTTAGGTTTCAACACACAAAACCCCTGGTGCATTGTAGTTTGATTGAGTCCAGTGAAGACGGGAACAGAATGTTTGTTAAGCTTGATGAACCGTTACGAGCGATTACACCTGGTCAATATGCTGTGTTCTATAAGGATGAGGAATGCTTCGGTAGTGCTAGGATAGTGAAACCCGGTCCTTCAATTGTGTACTGCCAACGGTAG
- the LOC5569841 gene encoding cell division control protein 45 homolog has translation MFVEDLRRDFYERLIGKRVLVIVNYDVDAICTSKILQALFKYDNMVYSIVPIMGCSGLVRAYNENKDDVKFVLFVNCAGCIDILELLQPDEAMTFFICDSHRPYDICNVYSESQVQILGAPKREEGIPEYEQIYQETDDEDDDEGDDDDEVDNSDEEERGSREMNRIQRIEQQLLKRRKRREWEEKRNQLMFEYTQFNYYGRSSALTIFELAWRLSKDSIDLLWWAIVGLTEQLLMGKIESATYTLATESVQSHVSRLTNKASDQTIQTSVKIHYENDLHLALYRHWSVLDSLKYSIYPACKMKLWTYKGEKVMHELLVDMGLPLVQAKQTFNAMELELRREFYDKLEKFAEKYHMPEIIYGSFILQYGYRNKYSAADYVYSMLAILESIKKDRTPETCFLESMDALSRNNKDILDNGIDMCKTLLAAIFKQVQSSLEMHAVYSAGPFLYFILQEEVSFFTCPYGLLMLARFLLNGHVAVSRNRRARELPLIAVAPIDVSRGYSLLVGVPPVCEDSKNFFGRAFEQAALKSGATISQDFFEPTVIQIRQADCTKFLDALTVLLG, from the exons ATGTTTGTGGAAGATTTGCGGAGGGATTTCTACGAGCGGCTGATCGGCAAACGGGTTCTGGTGATTGTGAACTACGACGTCGATGCCATCTGCACCAGCAAGATCCTGCAGGCCCTGTTCAAGTATGACAACATGGTGTACTCCATTGTGCCCATCATGGGTTGCAGCGGTTTGGTGCGGGCCTATAATGAGAACAAAGACGACGTGAAGTTTGTGCTGTTTGTCAACTGTGCCGGATGTATCGATATTCTGGAGCTGTTGCAACCGGACGAGGCCATGACCTTCTTCATCTGCGACTCGCACCGGCCGTACGACATCTGCAATGTGTACAGTGAATCACAG GTCCAGATACTAGGTGCACCGAAGAGAGAAGAAGGCATCCCAGAATACGAACAGATTTATCAGGAAACGGACGATGAAGATGACGACGAAGGCGATGACGACGATGAGGTGGACAACAGCGATGAAGAGGAACGGGGCTCTCGAGAAATGAACCGGATTCAACGCATCGAGCAGCAGCTGTTGAAACGTCGAAAAAGGCGCGAATGGGAAGAGAAACGGAACCAGCTCATGTTCGAGTACACCCAGTTCAACTATTACGGGAGAAGTTCGGCGTTGACCATTTTCGAGCTGGCTTGGCGTTTGTCCAAGGACTCGATCGATCTCCTCTGGTGGGCCATCGTTGGGCTGACGGAACAACTGCTGATGGGAAAGATCGAAAGCGCAACTTATACATTAGCTACGGAAAGTGTCCAATCGCACGTGTCCCGTCTCACCAACAAGGCCAGTGATCAGACGATCCAAACGTCCGTTAAGATCCATTACGAAAACGATCTCCACTTAGCACTCTACAGGCATTGGAGCGTTCTGGATTCGTTGAAGTACTCGATCTACCCGGCGTGCAAAATGAAATTGTGGACCTACAAGGGCGAGAAGGTCATGCATGAGTTGCTGGTCGATATGGGGCTCCCTCTGGTGCAAGCCAAGCAGACATTCAACGCCATGGAGCTAGAACTGCGCCGAGAGTTTTACGACAAATTAGAAAAGTTCGCCGAAAAGTACCACATGCCGGAAATAATCTACGGTTCGTTCATCCTTCAGTACGGCTACCGGAACAAGTACTCCGCCGCAGATTACGTCTACTCAATGCTAGCCATTCTGGAATCTATCAAGAAAGACCGCACCCCTGAAACGTGCTTCCTTGAATCGATGGATGCCCTTTCCCGGAACAACAAGGACATCCTCGACAATGGGATCGATATGTGCAAAACCCTGCTGGCGGCCATCTTCAAACAGGTCCAAAGCTCCCTCGAGATGCACGCCGTCTATTCGGCCGGACCGTTCCTTTATTTCATCCTGCAGGAGGAGGTTTCGTTTTTCACCTGTCCGTACGGTTTGCTGATGTTGGCTCGGTTCTTGCTGAACGGACATGTGGCCGTTTCGCGAAATCGTCGAGCGCGGGAACTACCTCTAATTGCGGTGGCACCAATCGACGTGAGTCGTGGTTATTCGCTGCTGGTCGGTGTTCCACCTGTATGCGAGGACAGCAAGAACTTTTTCGGTAGGGCTTTCGAACAGGCGGCGCTCAAAAGTGGCGCTACCATTTCGCAGGACTTTTTCGAACCGACCGTCATCCAGATACGACAGGCCGACTGCACTAAGTTCCTCGATGCACTGACGGTTTTGCTAGGTTAG